One Thiocapsa bogorovii DNA segment encodes these proteins:
- a CDS encoding c-type cytochrome, whose translation MNRILASTVLGIAALGIASSALADLKPEEQIQYRQAGYSFMSWNMGKIKSNLEGDYNAEQVAAAANAIAAIANSGMGALFGPGTEKDVGNVKTRVKPDLFENMDDVGKIAGNFVAAADNLAKVADGGDEVEVSNAFGKLGESCKACHDKYRMKD comes from the coding sequence ATGAACCGAATCCTAGCCAGCACCGTCCTCGGGATCGCCGCCCTGGGCATCGCCAGCTCGGCCCTTGCCGATCTCAAGCCCGAGGAGCAGATCCAATATCGCCAGGCCGGTTACAGCTTCATGAGCTGGAACATGGGTAAGATCAAGTCGAACCTGGAGGGCGACTATAACGCCGAGCAGGTCGCCGCGGCTGCCAACGCGATCGCTGCCATCGCCAACTCCGGAATGGGCGCACTCTTCGGGCCGGGTACCGAGAAGGACGTGGGCAACGTCAAGACGCGGGTCAAGCCTGACCTCTTCGAGAACATGGACGACGTGGGCAAGATCGCCGGTAACTTCGTCGCCGCCGCGGACAACCTTGCCAAGGTTGCTGACGGAGGGGACGAGGTCGAGGTCTCGAACGCCTTCGGCAAACTCGGGGAAAGCTGCAAAGCGTGCCACGACAAGTACCGCATGAAGGACTGA
- a CDS encoding ComF family protein, whose protein sequence is MFGDSVEKGPLMSRLVSVLFPPTCVLCGAPGLPSGGGRDLCPGCAAELPHNRDCCPQCAAPFDSPMPAGTRCAACQQRAPPFETSLAAFRYEAAIPTLVGGAKFRGKLNLARLLGQCLADRVREADPPRPQVLLPVPLHASRLRSRGYNQALEIARVVGRELSIPIDHASCIRSAATPPQAGLDERARHRNIRGAFLVPGLLPWNHVAILDDVVTTGSTVAELSRVLRKAGVRRIQIWAVARTP, encoded by the coding sequence ATGTTCGGTGATTCGGTCGAGAAGGGCCCCCTGATGTCCCGGCTCGTGTCGGTCTTATTCCCGCCAACCTGCGTCCTGTGCGGTGCGCCCGGCCTTCCGAGCGGGGGAGGGCGCGACCTCTGCCCCGGTTGTGCGGCCGAGTTGCCGCACAACCGCGACTGCTGTCCCCAATGCGCCGCGCCATTCGACAGCCCGATGCCTGCGGGGACGCGGTGTGCCGCCTGTCAACAACGCGCGCCGCCGTTCGAGACCAGTCTTGCGGCCTTTCGCTACGAGGCGGCGATCCCGACGCTGGTCGGAGGCGCGAAGTTTCGCGGCAAGCTCAATCTGGCGCGTTTACTCGGTCAATGTCTGGCTGATCGGGTCCGAGAGGCCGATCCGCCTCGCCCGCAGGTGCTGTTGCCGGTCCCGCTGCATGCGTCTCGGCTGCGTTCCCGCGGCTACAACCAGGCGTTGGAGATCGCGCGGGTCGTCGGCCGGGAGCTGTCCATCCCGATCGATCACGCCTCCTGCATCCGCAGCGCTGCAACCCCACCGCAGGCCGGCCTCGACGAGCGCGCACGCCATCGCAATATACGAGGTGCCTTCCTGGTCCCCGGCTTGCTGCCTTGGAACCACGTCGCCATCCTGGACGACGTCGTGACCACAGGCAGCACCGTCGCCGAGCTGAGCCGCGTGCTGCGCAAGGCCGGGGTTCGGCGGATCCAGATCTGGGCGGTCGCGCGAACGCCCTGA
- the efp gene encoding elongation factor P, protein MAFYSTSEFKGGLKIMLDGDPYNIVENEFVKPGKGQAFNRVRVRNLKTGRTVEKTFKSGDTVEAADVHDTDMQYLYNDGEEWHFMDPATFEQMTADANAVGDAAKWIKEEDICRVTLWNGVPLIVEAPNFVVLAITETDPGLKGDTSGGGGKPATLETGAVVRVPLFVQSGELVKVDTRTGEYVSRAKEG, encoded by the coding sequence ATGGCCTTTTACAGTACCAGCGAGTTCAAGGGCGGACTCAAGATCATGTTGGACGGCGATCCTTACAACATCGTCGAGAACGAATTCGTCAAGCCGGGCAAGGGCCAGGCATTCAACCGCGTGCGGGTGCGCAACCTCAAGACCGGGCGGACCGTTGAGAAGACCTTCAAGTCGGGCGATACGGTGGAGGCTGCCGACGTCCATGATACCGACATGCAGTATCTCTACAACGACGGCGAGGAGTGGCACTTCATGGACCCCGCCACCTTCGAGCAGATGACGGCCGACGCGAATGCGGTCGGCGATGCCGCCAAGTGGATCAAAGAGGAGGATATCTGCAGGGTGACACTCTGGAATGGGGTACCGCTCATCGTCGAGGCGCCCAACTTTGTGGTTCTGGCGATCACCGAGACCGACCCCGGCCTGAAGGGCGACACCTCGGGCGGCGGCGGCAAGCCGGCGACACTGGAGACGGGCGCGGTGGTGCGGGTTCCCTTGTTCGTGCAGTCCGGCGAGCTCGTGAAGGTCGATACCCGCACCGGCGAATATGTCTCGCGTGCCAAAGAGGGCTGA
- the bioB gene encoding biotin synthase BioB, with product MSPKSSPLHVSILRHDWSVQEIQDILDLPFTDLMFRAQTAHRLYFDPNRVQVSTLLSIKTGACPEDCGYCAQSARHETGLERESLMPIDEVLDAARTAREQGATRFCMGAAWRNPTDKNLEQVIAMVEGVHALGLETCVTLGMLTGAQAQRLKEAGLDYYNHNLDTSPEFYGQVITTRTFQDRLDTLEHIRDVGLKTCSGGILGMGESRRDRASMLRQLANLPAHPESVPINLLVRVEGTPLQASEALDPFEFVRVVATARILMPASYVRLSAGRSEMSDELQALCYLAGANSIFYGDRLLTTPNAESDRDRALFGRLGLAFEEMDPERTEPGACHKAKQALDAIVEH from the coding sequence ATGTCACCCAAGTCTTCCCCGCTGCATGTTTCCATCCTGCGCCACGATTGGTCGGTCCAGGAGATCCAAGACATCCTCGACCTCCCGTTCACCGATCTGATGTTTCGCGCCCAGACGGCGCATCGGCTCTACTTCGATCCCAACCGCGTGCAGGTCAGCACACTCCTGAGCATCAAGACCGGCGCCTGCCCCGAGGACTGCGGCTACTGCGCCCAGAGTGCGCGTCACGAGACCGGGCTGGAGCGCGAATCGCTGATGCCGATCGACGAGGTCCTGGACGCCGCACGGACCGCCCGCGAACAGGGGGCGACCCGCTTCTGCATGGGCGCGGCATGGCGCAATCCGACCGACAAGAACCTGGAGCAGGTCATCGCCATGGTCGAGGGTGTTCACGCGCTCGGACTGGAGACTTGCGTGACCCTGGGGATGCTGACCGGTGCGCAAGCACAGCGCCTCAAGGAGGCCGGGCTCGATTATTACAACCACAACCTCGACACCTCGCCCGAATTCTACGGTCAGGTCATCACGACACGCACCTTCCAGGACCGACTCGACACCCTCGAGCATATCCGGGACGTGGGCCTGAAGACCTGTAGCGGCGGGATCCTCGGCATGGGCGAGTCGCGGCGCGACCGTGCCTCCATGTTGCGTCAGCTCGCCAACCTGCCGGCCCATCCGGAGTCCGTCCCGATCAACCTGCTCGTCCGGGTCGAGGGTACACCGCTTCAGGCGAGCGAGGCACTGGATCCGTTCGAGTTCGTCCGCGTGGTTGCGACCGCGCGCATCCTGATGCCGGCCTCCTACGTGCGCCTCTCCGCCGGGCGCAGCGAGATGAGCGACGAGCTGCAGGCGCTTTGCTATCTCGCCGGGGCCAACTCCATCTTCTACGGCGATCGCTTGCTCACCACGCCGAATGCCGAGTCCGACCGGGATCGCGCCCTGTTTGGGCGCTTGGGTCTGGCCTTCGAAGAGATGGACCCCGAGCGCACCGAGCCCGGCGCCTGCCACAAGGCCAAACAGGCATTGGATGCGATCGTCGAGCACTGA
- the epmA gene encoding EF-P lysine aminoacylase EpmA, whose translation MPACEVWSTCATVPILRARAEMLARIRTFFAAAGVMEVETPILSHAGATDPALASLSLCGGSSGGRSDADRRLFLQTSPEFPMKRLLAAGSGPIYQICKVFRGGERGRRHHPEFSLLEWYRPGRDYGQLMEEVAELVRVVLQRPTLPMQRVCYRDLFREVLDLDPFTTPAPTLREAAIRAEIPDADRLDLDRDAWLDLLLTQCLEPRLGRSCMSFLCDYPPSQAALARIRPAADPPDDQAVAERFELYLEGLELANGFHELTDAAEQETRFAHDCDERRRLGLAEIPPDTRLLAALRAGMPASSGVALGLDRLLMIAMGATHIDQVLAFPIERA comes from the coding sequence ATGCCTGCTTGCGAAGTCTGGTCGACGTGTGCAACGGTCCCCATCCTACGTGCTCGCGCCGAGATGCTGGCCCGGATTCGCACCTTTTTTGCGGCTGCCGGCGTGATGGAGGTCGAAACGCCGATCCTCTCGCACGCCGGAGCGACGGATCCGGCGCTCGCGAGTCTCTCGCTTTGCGGTGGCTCATCGGGGGGTAGGTCCGACGCCGATCGAAGGCTCTTCCTGCAGACCTCGCCCGAGTTCCCGATGAAGCGTCTGCTCGCAGCCGGGAGCGGGCCGATCTATCAAATCTGCAAGGTCTTTCGCGGTGGCGAGCGCGGGAGACGTCACCACCCCGAGTTCAGCCTGCTGGAGTGGTACCGACCGGGACGGGACTACGGTCAGCTCATGGAAGAGGTGGCCGAACTGGTCCGCGTCGTACTGCAACGCCCGACGCTGCCGATGCAGCGCGTCTGCTATCGCGACCTGTTCCGCGAGGTGTTGGACCTGGATCCCTTCACGACGCCTGCGCCGACCTTGCGCGAGGCCGCAATCAGGGCCGAGATTCCCGATGCCGATCGTCTGGATCTCGACCGCGACGCCTGGCTCGATCTCCTGCTGACCCAGTGTCTAGAACCGCGTCTCGGGCGTTCATGCATGAGTTTTCTCTGCGACTACCCGCCGAGTCAGGCCGCCTTGGCGCGGATTCGACCCGCCGCCGATCCGCCCGATGATCAGGCGGTTGCCGAGCGTTTCGAGCTTTACCTCGAGGGCTTGGAACTGGCGAACGGCTTTCACGAGTTGACCGATGCCGCGGAGCAGGAGACGCGCTTTGCGCACGACTGCGACGAGCGTCGCAGGCTCGGTTTGGCCGAAATCCCGCCCGACACGCGGCTTCTGGCGGCACTTCGGGCCGGTATGCCGGCCTCCAGCGGGGTCGCGCTGGGGCTCGACCGTTTGTTGATGATCGCCATGGGAGCCACGCACATCGATCAGGTCTTGGCATTTCCGATCGAGCGGGCGTGA
- a CDS encoding 2OG-Fe(II) oxygenase: MSVQLTRSLATLLGEVERPGDFHATGTIDMHPPRIQVEGVGALSLPLLATQAEALVAQAEQAPYGRGTETLVDTGVRRTWQIDGARVQISGKAWAKDLETMVAQAKAGLGVNGAVSADLYKLLVYDTGSFFISHRDSEKAPGMFATLVVVLPSEHRGGELLVRHRGREVRLDLRRDEPSEVAFAAFYADCLHEVLPIVSGYRLALIYNLIRTGEDQPLGPPDYDREHQWAVKLLQAWGTPAAGESDEPTLTKLIYPMEHAYTPAEIGFDRLKGADAAAAGLLVGAAREADCDLYLALVSIEESGWAEHTGGGYWGRDNEDDFEVGDVDESRQIVDTWRHPDGSHPDLGPLPFELEELSPPGAFDDIEPDELEFQEATGNEGASFDRLYQRAALVVWPRTHRAAVLSQGGLEVSVPFLGELVRQWREAGADLQAQLREEAHLLAERIRIDWPDASWIRRKASADGATAAYLNHLTALGDLAEIDAFAGGPIAAGAYGQNENQALVEALASLAPERAHRLIDAIIAGNAKTNPAACADLLARAANQVIETGTGTAETLRPAAEALVRALPGPRTTRSPIDSYRYLDETTGTEPTGAMVANLLSGLEHIDPDLARRAFEHLLQYPDRYDIDRILLLAALTLHAGETSRELPSVQALRGLALAHLRRRIAQPLEPPSDWRRPNQVTCTCANCQELSRFLADPTRPEWAFRAAQRHRDHVAASVRTDRCDLDLVTERRGSPHTLRCTKNQASYLRRVAQREGDLAHLAQLGEADRS; encoded by the coding sequence ATGAGCGTTCAACTCACCCGATCTCTGGCGACACTCCTCGGCGAAGTCGAGCGGCCCGGCGACTTCCACGCGACCGGCACCATCGATATGCATCCGCCGCGCATCCAGGTCGAGGGCGTCGGCGCCCTGTCGCTTCCGCTCCTAGCCACGCAGGCGGAGGCGCTTGTCGCCCAAGCCGAGCAGGCCCCGTACGGCCGCGGCACCGAAACCCTGGTCGACACCGGGGTGCGCCGGACCTGGCAGATCGACGGCGCGCGGGTGCAGATCTCGGGCAAGGCATGGGCGAAGGATCTGGAGACCATGGTCGCCCAAGCAAAGGCCGGACTCGGCGTGAACGGAGCGGTCTCGGCCGATCTCTACAAGCTGCTGGTCTACGATACCGGCAGCTTCTTCATCAGCCACCGCGACAGCGAGAAGGCGCCCGGCATGTTCGCCACGCTCGTGGTCGTCCTGCCTTCGGAGCATCGCGGCGGCGAGCTGCTGGTGCGTCATCGGGGTCGCGAGGTGCGCCTGGATCTGCGTCGCGACGAGCCCTCGGAGGTCGCTTTCGCGGCCTTCTATGCAGACTGTCTCCATGAGGTCCTGCCCATCGTCTCGGGGTATCGACTGGCGCTCATTTACAACCTTATTCGCACCGGAGAGGATCAGCCGCTCGGACCGCCGGACTATGATCGCGAGCACCAATGGGCGGTCAAACTGCTGCAGGCCTGGGGCACGCCCGCGGCCGGCGAGTCGGACGAACCGACCCTCACGAAACTCATCTATCCGATGGAGCACGCCTACACACCGGCCGAGATCGGGTTCGACCGGCTCAAAGGCGCCGATGCGGCCGCCGCGGGTCTCTTGGTCGGGGCCGCGCGTGAGGCCGATTGCGACCTCTATCTCGCACTGGTCTCGATCGAAGAATCCGGCTGGGCGGAACATACCGGCGGCGGTTACTGGGGCCGTGACAACGAGGATGATTTCGAGGTCGGCGATGTCGACGAGAGCCGCCAGATCGTCGATACCTGGCGCCATCCCGACGGCAGCCATCCCGACCTGGGTCCATTGCCCTTCGAGCTGGAAGAGCTTTCCCCGCCAGGCGCCTTCGACGACATCGAGCCCGACGAGCTTGAGTTTCAGGAGGCCACCGGCAACGAAGGGGCCAGCTTCGATCGGCTCTATCAGCGCGCCGCACTCGTCGTCTGGCCACGCACCCATCGCGCCGCCGTCCTCAGCCAAGGCGGATTGGAGGTCAGCGTTCCTTTCCTCGGCGAGCTGGTCCGGCAGTGGCGAGAGGCCGGTGCGGACCTGCAGGCGCAGCTCCGGGAGGAGGCGCATCTCCTCGCTGAACGGATTCGAATCGACTGGCCCGACGCGAGCTGGATCCGACGCAAGGCCAGCGCGGACGGCGCCACGGCGGCCTATTTGAACCACCTGACAGCCTTGGGCGACCTCGCCGAGATCGACGCCTTTGCGGGCGGACCGATCGCGGCCGGGGCCTACGGGCAAAACGAAAATCAGGCACTGGTCGAGGCGCTGGCAAGCCTCGCGCCCGAGCGGGCGCACCGGCTGATCGACGCCATCATCGCGGGGAATGCAAAAACCAACCCGGCCGCCTGCGCCGATCTACTTGCCCGCGCAGCAAACCAGGTCATCGAGACCGGGACCGGGACGGCCGAAACCTTGCGTCCGGCCGCCGAGGCGCTCGTGCGCGCCCTCCCCGGCCCACGCACCACCCGATCTCCTATCGATTCTTACCGGTATCTCGACGAAACGACCGGCACGGAGCCGACCGGTGCTATGGTCGCGAATCTCCTGAGCGGGCTGGAGCACATCGATCCCGATCTGGCGCGACGGGCCTTCGAGCATCTCCTGCAGTATCCCGACCGCTACGACATCGACCGGATCCTCCTGCTCGCAGCCCTGACCTTGCACGCCGGCGAGACGAGCCGCGAGCTCCCGTCCGTACAAGCCTTGCGTGGTCTGGCGCTCGCACATCTGCGCCGACGCATCGCCCAACCCTTGGAGCCCCCTTCCGACTGGCGACGACCCAACCAGGTGACCTGCACGTGCGCCAACTGCCAAGAGCTCAGTCGCTTCCTGGCCGACCCGACTCGACCGGAATGGGCCTTCCGAGCCGCTCAACGCCATCGCGATCATGTCGCGGCTTCGGTGCGAACCGATCGCTGCGACCTGGATCTGGTCACCGAACGACGCGGCAGTCCGCACACGCTGCGCTGCACCAAGAACCAAGCGAGCTACTTACGCCGGGTGGCGCAGAGAGAGGGGGACTTGGCGCATTTGGCGCAACTCGGCGAAGCCGATCGCTCCTGA
- a CDS encoding HAD family hydrolase, with translation MPGFKALIFDVDGTLADTERDGHRPAFNAAFAEAGLDWVWDAERYGELLRVTGGKERIATYIAEEGISLDPSLDAAEMIAGLHRAKTRHYVSLLEGGAIPLRPGVLRLLREARAAGVRLAIATTTTPENVSVLLDNAGEPGLRDWFEVIAAGDVVPAKKPAPDIFVLALSELGLDATDCVAVEDSDNGVRSALGAGLRALLVTVNDYTAGQNLSDAPLVVDQLGEPDRPARALIGELGDSGMVDLETLDRLHRAAFGRV, from the coding sequence ATGCCTGGCTTCAAAGCACTGATCTTCGACGTCGACGGCACGCTCGCCGACACCGAGCGGGACGGACATCGCCCGGCCTTCAATGCGGCCTTTGCGGAGGCCGGTTTGGATTGGGTCTGGGACGCGGAGCGCTATGGCGAGCTGCTGCGGGTGACGGGCGGCAAGGAGCGCATCGCGACCTACATCGCGGAGGAGGGGATCAGTCTCGATCCGTCGCTCGACGCGGCGGAGATGATCGCCGGACTGCACCGCGCGAAGACCCGTCACTATGTCTCGCTGCTCGAAGGCGGAGCGATTCCGCTGCGACCGGGTGTGCTGCGCCTGTTGCGCGAGGCGCGCGCTGCGGGTGTCCGGTTAGCGATCGCGACCACGACGACACCGGAGAATGTCAGCGTGCTGCTCGACAACGCGGGGGAGCCCGGACTGCGAGATTGGTTCGAGGTGATCGCTGCCGGCGATGTCGTGCCTGCGAAGAAGCCCGCGCCCGACATCTTCGTGCTGGCCCTCTCCGAGCTGGGGCTCGACGCGACAGACTGCGTTGCCGTCGAGGACTCGGACAACGGGGTTCGCTCCGCCCTGGGCGCCGGATTACGCGCCCTTTTGGTCACGGTAAACGACTATACGGCAGGGCAAAACCTGAGCGATGCGCCGCTGGTGGTGGATCAGCTCGGGGAGCCGGATCGCCCCGCACGTGCCCTCATCGGTGAGTTGGGCGACAGTGGCATGGTGGATCTCGAGACGCTCGATCGGCTGCATCGCGCCGCCTTTGGTCGGGTCTGA
- the glsA gene encoding glutaminase A: MDKRAFQFSPVQRYLDRIHEELLDLNDGAVADYIPELTRADPSWLGIAMVTVDGHVYQVGDSRQSFTIQSISKAITYGLALEDRGLDHVLSKVGVEPSGEAFNSISLEPGTGRPMNPMINAGAIATTGLIEGKPGAPPMQRMLETFGRYTGRPMEIEETVYRSESDTGHRNRAIAHLLFGHGILDRMPEEVVDLYFRQCSILVTARDLAMIGACLANNGVNPVTGVVALQSRYVEKVLSVMSTCGMYDFSGGWIFNVGMPAKSGVGGGITAVLPGQFGLGVFSPRLDAKGNSVRGIEACKRLSKDFSLHLFHVARSTSATVMRQVYDCTKRTSRRGRSAAELAVLAAQGHRIRIYELQGELLFGSAESVGAEILSELERVDYLVLDLKRVIGTDQASILVLSELCMRVADEGKRLFFTDSKNLYRFRKHLQGNAYRGQEPGPLHFEDTDHAVEWCENQLIAEADTTGADISVADLSHQYLCTAMTGEEIEALRQAGREREFKGGSLIFNAGDCAESMFFILSGEVEVWIDTGAGHPLSHHLRLASLGPGMVFGEVALVNQKRRTANVSAVMDTRCLELRFDAITETLRVKMLMSMASHFANKIERDTQLIQQLA; encoded by the coding sequence ATGGATAAGCGGGCCTTCCAGTTCTCTCCGGTCCAGCGTTACCTCGACCGAATCCATGAAGAGTTGCTCGATCTGAACGACGGCGCCGTCGCCGATTACATCCCGGAGCTGACGCGCGCCGATCCATCCTGGCTCGGGATCGCGATGGTCACGGTGGACGGGCATGTCTACCAGGTCGGCGACTCGCGTCAAAGCTTTACCATTCAATCGATTTCAAAGGCGATCACCTACGGTCTGGCGCTGGAAGATCGGGGGCTCGACCACGTGCTGAGCAAGGTCGGCGTCGAGCCCTCGGGCGAGGCGTTCAACTCGATCAGCCTGGAGCCCGGCACCGGGCGTCCGATGAACCCGATGATCAACGCGGGCGCCATCGCGACCACGGGACTGATCGAAGGCAAACCAGGCGCCCCGCCGATGCAGCGGATGCTCGAAACCTTCGGGCGTTATACCGGCCGGCCGATGGAGATCGAAGAGACGGTGTATCGCTCCGAGAGCGACACCGGCCACCGCAATCGGGCGATCGCGCACCTCTTGTTCGGCCACGGGATCCTCGATCGTATGCCGGAGGAGGTGGTCGATCTGTATTTTCGGCAGTGCTCCATCCTGGTGACGGCTCGTGATCTGGCGATGATCGGCGCGTGTCTGGCCAACAACGGGGTGAATCCGGTCACCGGGGTCGTCGCGCTGCAATCGCGGTATGTCGAGAAGGTACTGAGCGTCATGAGCACCTGTGGCATGTACGATTTTTCGGGCGGGTGGATCTTCAACGTGGGCATGCCGGCGAAGAGCGGCGTGGGCGGCGGGATCACGGCGGTGCTGCCCGGACAGTTCGGTCTCGGGGTCTTCTCGCCGCGACTCGACGCAAAGGGCAACAGCGTTCGCGGTATCGAGGCCTGTAAGCGACTCTCCAAGGATTTCAGTCTGCACCTCTTCCATGTTGCACGCTCGACATCCGCCACCGTGATGCGCCAGGTCTACGACTGTACCAAGCGCACCTCGCGCCGCGGTCGCAGCGCGGCCGAGCTTGCTGTGCTGGCGGCACAAGGACATCGCATCCGCATCTACGAGTTGCAGGGGGAGCTGTTGTTCGGCAGTGCCGAATCGGTCGGCGCGGAGATCCTCTCGGAGCTCGAGCGTGTCGATTACCTGGTCCTCGATCTCAAACGGGTGATCGGGACTGACCAGGCATCGATTCTGGTCTTAAGCGAGCTATGCATGCGGGTTGCGGACGAGGGCAAGCGACTCTTCTTCACGGACAGCAAGAACCTCTATCGCTTCCGAAAGCATCTCCAGGGCAATGCCTACCGCGGGCAGGAGCCCGGTCCACTGCACTTCGAAGACACCGATCACGCGGTGGAGTGGTGCGAGAATCAACTGATCGCAGAGGCGGATACAACGGGTGCCGACATCTCGGTCGCAGATCTGAGCCACCAGTATCTCTGTACCGCGATGACAGGCGAGGAGATTGAAGCGCTCCGGCAAGCGGGCCGAGAGCGCGAATTCAAGGGCGGCTCGCTGATCTTCAATGCCGGGGATTGCGCGGAGTCCATGTTCTTCATCCTCAGCGGCGAGGTCGAGGTCTGGATCGATACCGGCGCGGGCCACCCTTTGAGCCACCACTTAAGACTGGCGAGCCTCGGCCCGGGAATGGTTTTCGGCGAGGTCGCTTTGGTGAACCAGAAGCGCCGCACGGCCAACGTCTCGGCCGTCATGGATACCCGGTGTCTGGAGCTGCGCTTCGACGCCATCACCGAGACGCTTCGGGTCAAGATGCTGATGAGTATGGCGAGCCATTTCGCAAACAAGATCGAGCGCGACACGCAACTCATCCAACAACTCGCCTGA
- a CDS encoding methyltransferase domain-containing protein, which translates to MHDPPEDSSPETPARIRFDLHWQSEDAMHTDSRVASGLALCRDLIPPELEAEIMDRPVGHCAILRFEPGAWLAPPRDDLLRDLRPEHFQRRLPAGARIEPRAGRFYPRGILGSVDGISAGDRRPLRLVEVHADRLTADLNHPLAGRALDVAVRIEAIRAREDRHREPCTEVDALLTDNGPGMQARWRGQATDFWSDDPFGRSDPRPDAEFYASPRLVDHLDRTAIAEISGLYGRLIPPGARILDLMTSWHSHLPSALEPAAVTGLGMNMAELEANPILTHRLVHDLNRDPTLPFADADFSAVICTVSVEYLTRPFEVFREVARVLKPGGRFVLTFSDRWFPPKVIRIWQELHAFERLALVLEYLRESGRFGRLETFSLRGHPRPADDKYADRLAESDPVFAVWGTRL; encoded by the coding sequence ATGCACGATCCGCCTGAAGACTCGAGCCCGGAAACGCCGGCTCGCATCCGCTTCGACCTTCATTGGCAAAGCGAGGACGCGATGCACACCGACAGCCGGGTCGCTAGCGGGCTCGCCCTGTGTCGCGATCTCATCCCGCCCGAGTTGGAGGCCGAGATCATGGATCGCCCCGTCGGCCACTGCGCGATCCTCCGCTTCGAGCCTGGCGCATGGCTTGCGCCGCCACGCGACGATCTGCTGCGAGACCTGCGGCCCGAGCACTTCCAACGGCGCCTCCCGGCCGGCGCACGGATCGAGCCGCGTGCCGGGCGCTTCTACCCGCGCGGCATTCTCGGCAGCGTCGATGGCATCTCGGCAGGAGACCGCCGGCCGCTGCGGTTGGTGGAGGTCCATGCGGATCGGCTCACCGCGGATCTCAATCACCCGCTGGCCGGACGGGCGCTCGATGTCGCCGTGCGGATCGAGGCGATCCGCGCCCGCGAAGATCGGCACCGCGAGCCGTGCACCGAGGTGGATGCGTTGCTCACCGACAATGGTCCGGGCATGCAGGCGCGTTGGCGCGGCCAAGCGACCGACTTCTGGTCCGATGACCCGTTCGGGCGTTCCGATCCGCGTCCGGACGCCGAGTTCTATGCAAGCCCGCGACTCGTCGATCATCTCGACCGTACGGCGATCGCCGAGATCAGCGGCCTCTACGGCCGCCTGATCCCCCCAGGCGCGCGCATCCTGGACCTGATGACGAGCTGGCACTCGCATCTGCCTTCCGCCTTGGAGCCCGCGGCGGTGACCGGCCTCGGCATGAACATGGCCGAGTTGGAGGCCAACCCGATCTTGACGCACCGCCTGGTCCACGACCTCAATCGCGATCCGACCCTGCCGTTTGCCGACGCCGACTTCTCGGCGGTGATCTGCACGGTCTCGGTCGAGTATCTGACCCGACCCTTCGAGGTGTTCCGGGAGGTCGCCCGCGTGCTGAAACCGGGCGGGCGCTTCGTCCTCACCTTTTCCGATCGCTGGTTCCCCCCGAAGGTGATCCGGATCTGGCAGGAACTGCACGCGTTCGAGCGGCTTGCACTGGTGCTCGAGTATCTGCGGGAATCGGGCCGATTCGGACGGCTCGAGACCTTCAGTCTGCGTGGTCATCCGCGACCGGCCGACGACAAGTATGCCGACCGGCTCGCCGAATCCGACCCGGTCTTCGCGGTCTGGGGCACTCGGCTCTGA